The following is a genomic window from Adhaeribacter radiodurans.
AGGCAAACTGGGTAGTTACGCACCATCAAACTGCTTATCTCCGTCCGGCTGACCTTGGCGAGAATATTATTATACAAACGCAGTTGGTGCATTTCGATGAAAATAGCATTGTAATTGAAGGCACTATGTTTAACGAGGCCCGTACGCATTTAAAATCCTTACTCTGGACTACTATGCGCTACGTGAGTATGGCAACAGGCCGCTCCACAGAACATCCCGCTGAATTATTAGAAATGATAAATGCTATTCAGGTAAAGGAAGTGGAACATCGTCCCGAGGGTTTTCAAAAGCGTTTATCTGAAATTACTCAAGGAATTAAAAATGCTGTTCCAACTAAGTGAAGTTTAAGTATTTCTCTTGAGAAATTCAAATAGCTAATTTAGTCCTTCCTTAAACGTTAACTACTACCTAAACTTTCCTGTATAAA
Proteins encoded in this region:
- a CDS encoding acyl-CoA thioesterase; protein product: MKIDAENIVKSPETKLFVRFQDCDALGHLNNVRYFDYFLNTREEHTRYYYALNLLELSKKYQANWVVTHHQTAYLRPADLGENIIIQTQLVHFDENSIVIEGTMFNEARTHLKSLLWTTMRYVSMATGRSTEHPAELLEMINAIQVKEVEHRPEGFQKRLSEITQGIKNAVPTK